From a region of the Pukyongiella litopenaei genome:
- a CDS encoding phosphoadenylyl-sulfate reductase, whose amino-acid sequence MLRLAQKTPAGGSDGDDTATLQDRVATLNTRYRHHGAIDVMRAALSEAGRVALVSSFGAESVVLLHMAAISDPETPVLFVDTEMLFTETLVYQAEVTERLGLRNVSIVRAADIPARDPDGLLHLRDADACCALRKTAPLQAALARFDGWITGRKRFQSGSRAALDFFETEPGAARIKINPLAHWTPGDVRDYMEENRLPRHPLVAQGYPSIGCAPCTSQVRPGEDARAGRWRNSRKDECGIHFVDGKLVRNGT is encoded by the coding sequence ATGCTTCGTCTTGCCCAGAAAACTCCCGCCGGAGGCTCCGACGGCGACGACACGGCGACGCTGCAGGACCGGGTGGCCACGCTGAATACACGCTACCGCCACCACGGTGCAATCGACGTGATGCGCGCGGCCCTCTCCGAGGCGGGCCGGGTCGCGCTGGTGTCCAGCTTCGGCGCGGAATCCGTGGTGCTGCTGCACATGGCCGCGATCAGCGACCCGGAAACACCGGTTCTGTTCGTCGATACCGAAATGTTGTTCACCGAAACGCTGGTCTATCAGGCCGAGGTGACCGAGCGGCTGGGCCTGCGCAATGTCTCGATCGTCCGGGCCGCCGACATCCCGGCGCGGGATCCCGACGGGTTGCTGCACCTGCGCGACGCCGATGCCTGCTGCGCCCTGCGCAAGACCGCACCGCTGCAGGCGGCGCTGGCGCGGTTCGACGGCTGGATCACCGGGCGCAAGCGGTTCCAGTCGGGCAGCCGCGCGGCGCTTGATTTCTTCGAGACCGAACCCGGCGCGGCGCGGATCAAGATCAACCCGCTGGCCCATTGGACGCCGGGGGACGTGCGCGACTACATGGAGGAAAACCGCCTGCCCCGGCATCCGCTGGTGGCACAGGGTTACCCGTCGATCGGCTGCGCGCCCTGCACCTCGCAGGTGCGCCCTGGCGAGGACGCCCGGGCCGGACGCTGGCGCAACAGCCGGAAAGACGAATGCGGCATCCATTTCGTGGATGGCAAACTGGTGAGAAACGGAACCTGA
- a CDS encoding ferredoxin--NADP reductase produces MTELRPVTEAAAVKVPTLPDAQTVTHVRHWTDRLFSFRVTRPASLRFRSGEFVMIGLLGDNGKPLLRAYSIASPSWDEELEFYSIKVQDGPLTSKLQHIEPGDQIILRPKPVGTLVHDALLPGKRIWFFATGTGFAPFASLLREPQTYEDYDEVIITHTCREVAELDYGRQLVDAIRQDEMLAELIGAGFADKIRYYPTTTREESPRMGRITELLQDGTVFRDLGIDGIRPKTDRAMVCGSLAFNHDIKAILEGFGLREGANSDPREFVVEKAFVG; encoded by the coding sequence ATGACCGAGTTGAGACCCGTGACCGAAGCCGCCGCCGTCAAAGTCCCCACCCTGCCCGATGCGCAGACCGTCACCCATGTCCGGCACTGGACGGACCGCCTGTTTTCCTTCCGGGTCACGCGCCCCGCGTCATTGCGGTTCCGGTCCGGCGAATTCGTGATGATCGGGTTGCTGGGCGACAATGGCAAACCGCTGCTGCGCGCCTATTCGATCGCCTCGCCGTCCTGGGACGAGGAACTCGAATTCTACTCGATCAAGGTGCAGGACGGCCCCCTGACCTCGAAACTGCAACATATCGAGCCGGGCGACCAGATCATCCTGCGGCCGAAACCGGTCGGCACGCTGGTGCATGACGCGCTGCTGCCGGGCAAGCGGATCTGGTTCTTTGCCACCGGCACCGGATTTGCGCCCTTTGCCTCGCTGCTGCGCGAGCCGCAGACCTACGAGGATTACGACGAGGTCATCATCACCCATACCTGCCGCGAGGTGGCCGAACTGGATTATGGCCGGCAACTGGTCGATGCCATCCGGCAGGATGAAATGCTGGCCGAACTGATCGGCGCGGGCTTTGCCGACAAGATCCGCTATTACCCGACCACCACGCGCGAAGAGAGCCCGCGCATGGGCCGGATCACCGAGCTCCTGCAGGACGGCACCGTGTTCCGCGATCTCGGCATCGACGGCATACGCCCGAAAACCGACCGCGCCATGGTCTGCGGGTCGCTGGCCTTCAACCACGACATCAAGGCGATTCTCGAAGGGTTCGGACTGCGCGAAGGCGCCAATTCAGACCCCAGGGAATTCGTGGTCGAAAAGGCCTTCGTGGGCTGA
- a CDS encoding ABC transporter ATP-binding protein — translation MSGGPGRFGLRLDRAQVDLRDGRRRFRLRIDRLELAAGQAVALVGASGSGKTLLLELLGLLRAPGAGTAYGWTDGAGTRHDLAGLWAAGTRSRALAAMRGRLFGFVPQTGGLLPFLSVAENVALPQRVTGRVDAGWCATLIDRLGLADVAALRPGALSIGQRQRCAIARALAHRPPFVIADEPTAALDPDASDRVLALLLEVAAGTGCGVILSSHDVDRLDRFGIARLALETRTGEEGEVTGRIAGAAPC, via the coding sequence ATGAGCGGCGGGCCGGGCAGATTCGGGCTGCGGCTGGACCGCGCGCAGGTCGATCTGCGCGACGGCAGGCGGCGGTTCCGGCTGCGGATCGACCGGCTGGAGCTGGCCGCCGGGCAGGCGGTGGCGCTGGTGGGCGCGAGCGGCTCGGGCAAGACGCTGCTGCTGGAATTGCTGGGCCTGCTGCGCGCGCCGGGGGCGGGCACCGCCTATGGCTGGACCGATGGAGCGGGCACGCGGCATGACCTGGCCGGGCTGTGGGCCGCGGGCACGCGCAGCCGGGCGCTGGCCGCGATGCGGGGCCGGCTGTTCGGGTTCGTGCCGCAGACCGGCGGGTTGCTGCCCTTTCTGAGCGTGGCCGAAAACGTTGCCCTGCCGCAGCGCGTGACCGGGCGGGTCGATGCCGGGTGGTGTGCCACCCTGATCGACCGGCTGGGGCTGGCCGACGTGGCGGCCCTGCGCCCCGGCGCGCTGTCGATCGGCCAGCGCCAGCGCTGTGCCATCGCCCGCGCGCTGGCCCATCGCCCGCCCTTCGTGATCGCCGACGAACCGACCGCCGCGCTGGATCCGGACGCGTCGGACCGGGTGCTGGCGCTGTTGCTCGAGGTGGCGGCGGGCACCGGCTGCGGCGTGATCCTGTCGAGCCATGACGTGGACCGGCTGGACCGGTTCGGCATCGCCCGGCTGGCGCTGGAAACCCGCACCGGCGAAGAGGGCGAAGTGACCGGCCGCATCGCCGGGGCGGCGCCATGCTGA
- a CDS encoding nitrite/sulfite reductase, with amino-acid sequence MYRYSEFDRAFLAERNRQFRAQVARRIDGSLTEDEFKPLRLMNGLYLQLHAYMLRVAIPYGTLNPSQMRKLAEIADRWDKGYGHFTTRQNIQYNWPRLNEVPDILDALAEVGLHAIQTSGNTIRNVTADHFAGAAADEIADPRPVAELIRQWSTDHPEYQFLGRKFKIGITGATHDRAVIRAHDIGLRIVERDGAQGFEVVVGGGLGRTPMIGSTLRDFLPRADLLPYLEAVLTTYNLLGRRDNKFKARIKILLHEHGVDKIRALVEEQFLRLRGDFSGVDQQRLAEIETFFAPPAFRDAPSSAFDDARAADPVFRAWADTNLSAHRAPGYAIVTVSLKAHGATPGDASSDQMRLLADLAERYGHHELRISHEQNVILPHVHKSDLPALHAALRNAGLGTANIGLISDIIACPGMDYCALATARSIPVAQQIATRFEELKLEHDVGPLKIKISGCINACGHHHVGHIGILGLDRAGVENYQITLGGDATDDAAIGTRAGPGFSADDIVGAVERLVLAYLDLRESRDETFLHTFRRLGMAPFRAALYPRTSDMAA; translated from the coding sequence ATGTATCGCTATTCCGAGTTCGACCGCGCCTTTCTGGCCGAACGCAACCGCCAGTTCCGCGCCCAGGTCGCCCGCCGCATCGACGGCTCGCTGACCGAGGACGAATTCAAGCCGCTGCGGCTGATGAACGGTCTCTACCTGCAGCTTCACGCCTACATGCTGCGGGTGGCGATCCCCTACGGCACGCTGAACCCGTCGCAGATGCGCAAGCTGGCCGAGATCGCCGATCGCTGGGACAAGGGTTATGGCCATTTCACCACCCGGCAGAACATCCAGTACAACTGGCCCCGGCTGAACGAGGTGCCCGACATCCTGGACGCGCTGGCCGAGGTGGGCCTGCACGCGATCCAGACCAGCGGCAACACCATCCGCAACGTGACCGCCGATCACTTTGCCGGTGCCGCGGCAGATGAAATCGCCGATCCGCGCCCGGTCGCCGAACTGATCCGGCAATGGTCGACCGACCATCCCGAATACCAGTTCCTCGGCCGCAAGTTCAAGATCGGCATCACCGGCGCAACCCATGACCGCGCGGTGATCCGCGCCCATGACATCGGCCTGCGCATCGTCGAACGCGATGGCGCCCAAGGCTTCGAGGTGGTGGTCGGCGGCGGTCTCGGGCGCACCCCGATGATCGGCAGCACGCTGCGCGATTTCCTGCCGCGCGCCGATCTGCTGCCCTATCTCGAGGCGGTGCTGACCACCTACAACCTGCTCGGGCGGCGCGACAACAAGTTCAAGGCCCGCATAAAGATCCTGCTGCACGAACACGGGGTCGACAAGATCCGCGCGCTGGTCGAGGAACAGTTCCTGCGCCTGCGCGGCGACTTCTCCGGCGTCGACCAGCAGCGGCTGGCGGAAATCGAGACGTTCTTTGCCCCGCCCGCCTTTCGCGATGCGCCGTCCAGCGCCTTCGACGACGCCCGCGCCGCCGACCCGGTGTTCCGCGCCTGGGCCGACACCAACCTATCCGCGCACCGCGCCCCCGGCTACGCGATCGTCACGGTCTCGCTCAAGGCCCATGGCGCCACCCCCGGCGACGCCTCCTCGGACCAGATGCGGCTGCTGGCCGATCTCGCCGAACGCTACGGCCATCACGAATTGCGCATCAGCCACGAACAGAACGTGATCCTGCCGCATGTGCACAAATCCGACCTGCCCGCGCTGCACGCCGCGCTTAGGAATGCGGGGCTGGGCACCGCCAATATCGGCCTGATCTCGGATATCATCGCCTGCCCGGGCATGGATTACTGCGCGCTGGCCACCGCGCGGTCGATCCCCGTGGCCCAGCAGATCGCGACCCGGTTCGAGGAACTGAAGCTGGAACATGACGTGGGCCCGCTGAAGATCAAGATCTCGGGCTGCATCAATGCCTGCGGCCACCACCATGTGGGCCATATCGGCATCCTGGGGCTCGACCGGGCCGGGGTGGAAAACTACCAGATCACGCTGGGCGGCGACGCCACCGACGATGCCGCGATCGGCACGAGGGCCGGGCCGGGCTTTTCGGCCGATGACATCGTGGGCGCCGTCGAACGGCTGGTGCTGGCCTATCTCGACCTGCGCGAAAGCCGCGACGAAACCTTCCTGCACACCTTCCGCCGGCTGGGCATGGCGCCATTCCGCGCCGCACTCTACCCTCGGACCAGTGACATGGCCGCCTGA
- the infC gene encoding translation initiation factor IF-3, whose protein sequence is MRLIGADGENLGVVHPAKAMDLAAEVGLDLVEISPNANPPVCKIMDFGKFKYEQQKRESEARKKQKVIDVKEVKFRPNTDTHDYDVKMRNVFKFLENGDKVKVTLRFRGREMAHQNLGRELLERVADDVREIGRVENMPKMEGRQMIMMVGPLPQK, encoded by the coding sequence GTGCGCCTGATCGGTGCCGATGGCGAAAATCTCGGCGTCGTGCATCCCGCCAAAGCCATGGACCTCGCTGCCGAAGTGGGCCTGGACCTGGTCGAGATTTCGCCCAACGCCAATCCGCCCGTCTGCAAGATCATGGATTTCGGCAAATTCAAATACGAGCAGCAGAAACGCGAAAGCGAAGCGCGCAAGAAACAGAAGGTCATCGATGTCAAGGAGGTCAAATTCCGGCCCAATACGGACACGCATGACTATGACGTCAAGATGCGCAACGTGTTCAAGTTTCTCGAGAACGGCGACAAGGTGAAGGTCACGCTGCGGTTCCGCGGCCGCGAGATGGCGCACCAGAATCTCGGCCGCGAACTGCTCGAACGCGTGGCCGACGACGTCCGCGAAATCGGCCGCGTCGAAAACATGCCCAAGATGGAAGGCCGCCAGATGATCATGATGGTCGGCCCGCTGCCGCAGAAATAG
- a CDS encoding ABC transporter permease gives MLIASLALRDLLRDRFFLFCNVAVMVGILVPLLVLFGVKNGVYAALLGEMLADPASRQIDTAGNATLGAEDIAPLRDWPDIAFLTPKVRGQFDFMNVREQGGRRMRPALVVPSGAGDPTLPDGLDLTGDEVAVSAQLARALSLAPGADLQLVSQAEDRPRQLVLPVRVVAVLDEAAVAGAAVLAPFALLDLIEAFYESYALPQFGIAGTRPLSDRIPAYEGVRVYAQRLEDLAALQARIEAQLGLATTARTREVESLLGLGRKLTLALALTAGLAAVGLGAALMLAFWSEAARKRQVLAGIALLGVPGAELALFPMVQALVTAVLGLAVSFGLYLLAGRAAGAMFAHGLPDGAALAVIPPAQALAIIAAVLGLVLGASALAAWSVQRFDPASVLREGS, from the coding sequence ATGCTGATCGCGTCGCTGGCCCTGCGCGACCTGCTGCGCGACCGGTTCTTCCTGTTCTGCAATGTGGCGGTGATGGTCGGTATCCTGGTGCCGCTGCTGGTGCTGTTCGGCGTCAAGAACGGGGTCTACGCGGCGCTGCTGGGCGAGATGCTCGCCGATCCCGCCAGCCGCCAGATCGACACCGCCGGCAATGCCACGCTCGGCGCCGAGGATATCGCGCCCCTGCGCGACTGGCCGGACATCGCCTTTCTCACGCCCAAGGTGCGGGGGCAGTTCGATTTCATGAACGTGCGCGAACAGGGCGGGCGGCGGATGCGGCCCGCGCTGGTGGTGCCGTCGGGGGCGGGCGATCCGACCCTGCCCGACGGGCTCGACCTGACCGGCGACGAGGTGGCGGTCAGCGCCCAGTTGGCCCGCGCGCTGTCGCTGGCGCCCGGCGCCGACCTGCAGCTGGTCAGCCAGGCCGAGGACCGGCCACGCCAGCTGGTGCTGCCGGTGCGGGTGGTCGCGGTGCTCGACGAGGCCGCCGTGGCCGGTGCGGCGGTGCTGGCGCCGTTTGCGTTGCTCGACCTGATCGAGGCCTTCTACGAATCCTATGCGCTGCCCCAGTTCGGCATTGCCGGCACGCGCCCGTTGTCGGATCGGATACCGGCCTATGAGGGCGTGCGGGTCTATGCGCAGCGGCTGGAGGACCTGGCCGCGTTGCAGGCGCGGATCGAGGCGCAGCTGGGGCTGGCGACGACGGCGCGCACGCGGGAGGTGGAATCGCTGCTGGGTCTGGGCCGCAAGCTGACCCTGGCCCTGGCGCTGACCGCCGGTCTGGCGGCGGTGGGGCTGGGCGCCGCGCTGATGCTGGCCTTCTGGTCCGAGGCGGCGCGCAAGCGGCAGGTGCTGGCGGGCATCGCGCTGCTGGGCGTGCCGGGCGCTGAGCTGGCGCTGTTCCCTATGGTGCAGGCGCTGGTGACGGCGGTGCTGGGCCTGGCGGTGTCCTTCGGTCTCTACCTGCTGGCCGGACGGGCGGCGGGTGCGATGTTTGCCCATGGATTGCCCGACGGGGCGGCGCTGGCGGTGATCCCGCCCGCGCAGGCGCTGGCCATCATCGCCGCCGTGCTGGGGCTGGTGCTGGGCGCGTCGGCCCTGGCGGCGTGGTCGGTGCAGCGGTTCGACCCGGCCTCGGTCCTGCGCGAGGGCTCGTGA
- a CDS encoding formylglycine-generating enzyme family protein: MVRALPVLLGCFALIATIARADDPEPWPRDLIDPGADRTPADLLLPMPCGAEMAFQKVTVPVDAADPLADRRVRMGQSLGDTGYADYLRPAFLRGGFSDPSSGSTYYYIARYELTAGQYRALRGDCAAPSRADRLAKGGLNWFEAVDLARLYSQWLLANAGDAVPREDGTAAFLRLPTEAEWEYATRGGARVDATVFSGPTFFGDGDLRNYARFQAPGSARGRLGPVGLRDPNPLGLYDVYGNAEELMLEPFRVNAIGRAGGQVGGVVTRGGSVFSTAAEIYSAQRREYPPYDPSTGAALSADTFGLRLVLATPIATSDARVRSLQRRWQDLADGATRAADRDIAPEALLAGLIAAETDPRRRQALTGLQLELRRSRDRAQSAVQQSVSATLMAGAVFVQSINEYAGAIAAKASNIRMLVWLQRSGDRNEIFARQLRKHIDELEDLRQFQSNSLLSLRAALDTLATGAKQSDLDVAYAVLREELTLSDRGDLLGLLNRFWADLTAYRDRPDMEGADLLELALD, encoded by the coding sequence ATGGTTCGCGCTCTGCCTGTCCTGCTGGGATGTTTCGCGCTGATCGCCACCATCGCGCGGGCGGATGACCCGGAACCCTGGCCGCGCGACCTGATCGATCCGGGCGCCGACCGCACGCCGGCGGATCTGCTGCTGCCGATGCCCTGCGGTGCCGAGATGGCGTTCCAGAAGGTCACCGTGCCGGTCGATGCGGCGGATCCGCTCGCCGACCGGCGGGTGCGGATGGGCCAGTCGCTGGGCGACACCGGCTATGCCGATTACCTGCGGCCGGCCTTCCTGCGCGGCGGTTTCAGCGATCCGTCCTCGGGCAGCACCTATTACTACATCGCCCGTTATGAGCTCACCGCCGGGCAGTATCGCGCGTTGCGGGGCGATTGCGCCGCGCCGTCCCGTGCCGACCGGCTGGCCAAGGGCGGGCTGAACTGGTTCGAGGCGGTCGATCTGGCGCGGCTCTATTCGCAATGGCTGCTGGCCAATGCCGGCGACGCGGTCCCGCGCGAGGACGGCACCGCCGCCTTTCTGCGCCTACCGACCGAGGCGGAATGGGAATACGCCACCCGCGGCGGCGCCCGCGTCGATGCGACGGTGTTTTCCGGGCCGACCTTCTTCGGGGACGGGGACCTGCGCAATTACGCGCGGTTCCAGGCGCCGGGATCGGCGCGCGGGCGGCTGGGGCCGGTCGGGCTGCGCGATCCGAACCCGCTGGGGCTCTACGATGTCTATGGCAATGCCGAGGAACTGATGCTCGAGCCGTTCCGCGTCAACGCCATCGGCCGGGCCGGGGGGCAGGTGGGCGGTGTGGTCACCCGTGGCGGGTCGGTGTTTTCGACCGCCGCCGAGATCTACAGCGCCCAAAGGCGCGAATACCCGCCCTATGACCCGTCGACCGGCGCGGCGCTCAGCGCCGATACGTTCGGGCTCAGGCTGGTGCTGGCGACGCCGATCGCCACCTCGGATGCCCGCGTGCGCAGCCTGCAGCGCCGCTGGCAGGATCTCGCCGATGGTGCGACGCGGGCGGCGGACCGGGACATCGCGCCCGAGGCGCTTCTGGCCGGCCTGATCGCCGCCGAGACCGACCCGCGCCGCCGGCAGGCCCTAACCGGCCTGCAACTGGAACTGCGCCGGTCGCGGGACCGGGCCCAGTCGGCGGTGCAGCAATCGGTCAGCGCGACCCTGATGGCCGGGGCCGTGTTCGTGCAGTCGATCAACGAATATGCCGGCGCGATCGCCGCCAAGGCGTCGAACATCCGGATGCTGGTCTGGCTGCAGCGCAGCGGCGACCGCAACGAGATCTTTGCCCGGCAACTGCGCAAGCATATCGACGAATTGGAGGATCTCAGGCAGTTCCAGTCGAACTCGCTGCTGTCGCTGCGCGCGGCGCTGGATACGCTGGCGACGGGGGCGAAACAGTCCGATCTCGACGTCGCCTATGCGGTGCTGCGCGAGGAACTGACGCTGTCGGACCGGGGTGACCTGCTGGGTCTGCTGAACCGGTTCTGGGCGGATCTGACCGCCTATCGCGACCGGCCCGACATGGAAGGGGCCGACCTGCTCGAGCTGGCGCTCGACTGA
- a CDS encoding peptidoglycan-binding domain-containing protein, which translates to MLRRNICATLVAASLVAVPVERAQANDAAALLGGALLGGIIVNEVHKNKQRQRARTTTQRTTRRTYGVSSAQRAQNRQVQSALNYFGYNVGVVDGSIGRKTRAGVARYQADMGYSPDGYLDDYERDFLLNSYSRAQVSSHVPPYNTIVATQGQQALLRTYRNEQLGIPTQGVQQAAAVAPAPVAPAPAPAPAPVPQQVVAPAPAPAPAPAPVAPAPAQPQAARADTAALPSFTFGQVNRSANDHCGQINALTAANGGVTTPGRVTDAEFALNEQFCLARNHAMSESNAIAATIPNMTEGQIEGQCNGLAQVIAPQLQQLGAGNPDQVASATRGVLEKSGQPMDQLTSGGKVCLGIGYRTDNAQMALASAVLLVAAGQGGYGEIVSHHMREGIGTGRASAQMAGAWMQKALGALDTGGDMVLGQSPDRVAVLREASGGGASAAALPAFPSGN; encoded by the coding sequence ATGTTGAGAAGAAACATTTGTGCGACGCTGGTGGCTGCCAGCCTTGTCGCCGTCCCGGTCGAACGTGCCCAGGCCAACGATGCCGCGGCGCTGCTGGGTGGCGCGCTGCTGGGCGGTATCATCGTCAACGAAGTGCATAAGAACAAGCAGCGGCAGCGTGCCCGCACGACGACGCAGCGCACGACACGCCGCACCTACGGGGTGTCTTCGGCGCAACGTGCGCAGAACCGCCAGGTGCAATCGGCGCTGAACTATTTCGGGTACAACGTGGGCGTGGTCGACGGCTCGATCGGGCGCAAGACCCGCGCCGGTGTCGCCCGGTACCAGGCCGATATGGGATATTCGCCCGACGGGTATCTGGACGATTACGAACGCGATTTCCTGCTGAATTCCTATTCGCGGGCCCAGGTCAGTTCGCATGTGCCGCCCTATAACACGATCGTGGCGACCCAGGGCCAGCAGGCGCTGCTGCGCACCTATCGCAACGAACAGCTGGGCATTCCGACCCAGGGCGTCCAGCAGGCGGCCGCGGTCGCGCCGGCCCCGGTCGCTCCGGCACCGGCACCCGCGCCGGCCCCGGTTCCGCAACAGGTGGTGGCACCTGCCCCGGCACCCGCTCCGGCCCCGGCTCCGGTGGCGCCCGCCCCGGCCCAGCCGCAGGCTGCGCGGGCGGATACCGCGGCGCTGCCGTCCTTTACCTTCGGCCAGGTCAACCGGTCCGCGAACGACCATTGCGGCCAGATCAACGCGCTGACGGCCGCCAATGGCGGGGTGACCACCCCCGGCCGGGTCACCGATGCCGAGTTTGCGCTGAACGAACAGTTCTGCCTGGCCCGCAACCACGCGATGTCGGAAAGCAACGCGATTGCCGCGACGATCCCGAACATGACCGAAGGCCAGATCGAGGGCCAGTGCAACGGGCTGGCGCAGGTGATTGCGCCGCAATTGCAGCAACTGGGCGCCGGCAACCCGGATCAGGTCGCCAGCGCCACGCGCGGGGTTCTCGAGAAATCGGGCCAGCCGATGGACCAACTGACCTCGGGCGGCAAGGTGTGCCTCGGCATCGGCTATCGCACCGACAATGCCCAGATGGCGCTGGCATCGGCGGTGCTGCTGGTGGCCGCCGGGCAGGGCGGATATGGCGAGATCGTTTCCCACCACATGCGTGAAGGGATCGGCACCGGCCGCGCCTCGGCCCAGATGGCAGGGGCCTGGATGCAGAAGGCGCTGGGCGCGCTCGATACCGGTGGCGACATGGTGCTGGGCCAGTCGCCCGACCGGGTGGCGGTGCTGCGCGAGGCATCGGGCGGTGGCGCATCGGCCGCGGCCCTGCCGGCCTTCCCTTCGGGCAACTGA
- a CDS encoding DUF934 domain-containing protein has product MNVIVTDAGFGPDDWTGGFDTPRVLDLPPDTDPATLAGRLDGVDLIRLHFPSSADGRGFSIARQLRLTGYAGRLRACGHVLADQYTMARRAGFDEVEIGPDLAARQPEDQWLSRANWRAHDYQSRLRG; this is encoded by the coding sequence ATGAACGTGATCGTGACCGATGCGGGCTTTGGCCCCGATGACTGGACCGGCGGGTTCGATACGCCGCGGGTGCTGGACCTGCCCCCCGACACCGATCCGGCAACGCTGGCAGGTAGGCTCGATGGCGTCGACCTGATCCGGCTGCATTTTCCGTCCTCGGCGGACGGGCGCGGATTTTCCATCGCCCGGCAATTGCGGCTGACGGGCTATGCGGGCCGCCTGCGCGCCTGTGGCCACGTCCTTGCGGACCAGTACACGATGGCCCGCCGCGCCGGGTTCGACGAGGTCGAAATCGGCCCCGACCTGGCCGCCCGCCAGCCCGAGGACCAATGGCTGTCGCGCGCCAACTGGCGCGCCCATGACTATCAGTCGCGGCTGCGCGGCTGA